A genomic stretch from Sphingobacterium sp. ML3W includes:
- a CDS encoding DUF4822 domain-containing protein — protein MRDLKKVALVCCIAICTLLVMSCSKDDEVTPEPQLTPSEVLASTAWETTSAKNNKGENVVLTDANVSNFVGFAYFKSDGTFTMFNLDDSPKMRGDWSVSADGKTRTIVAKNAAGETLFTRVVDITVLTKNEFTYRIYPNNDNKTVYFDIIHTPTTHKEPK, from the coding sequence ATGAGAGATTTAAAAAAGGTTGCATTGGTATGTTGTATTGCCATTTGTACTTTACTGGTTATGAGCTGCAGTAAGGATGATGAAGTTACACCAGAGCCTCAGCTCACCCCGAGCGAAGTATTGGCTAGTACCGCTTGGGAAACAACAAGCGCCAAAAATAACAAAGGTGAAAATGTGGTATTGACAGATGCCAATGTCTCAAATTTTGTAGGTTTTGCCTACTTCAAATCCGATGGTACCTTTACCATGTTCAATCTTGACGACTCTCCCAAAATGCGTGGAGACTGGTCTGTTTCAGCAGATGGTAAAACACGGACTATCGTTGCCAAAAATGCAGCAGGAGAAACACTTTTCACACGTGTAGTTGATATAACGGTATTAACAAAAAACGAATTTACATACCGGATCTATCCAAACAACGACAATAAAACCGTTTATTTCGATATTATCCATACACCTACAACACACAAAGAGCCGAAATAA
- a CDS encoding TolC family protein — translation MNRKVKLLTVFILSFVAWSCKTDKLVSNKHLAPTLPEQYRDQGKAAQENNIGSIPWRDFFKDRVLQSLIDSAIQHNLDMQLALKNIESSQLSLKQAKAGYLPTAQLQVRGNSTNPSNNSMNGLSLNQFLKQHHVEDYTASIGLSWEADLWGKIKNQNVAALASYLQTEEAKKVIQTQLIAQVAQGYYQLLMLYQLRDIAQQNLQLSDTTLRIVKQQYEVGDITLLALEQVDAQRLSAAALIPDFEQQIHLQENAIQILSGKLPAEIKTQEQLVNVRFPEDLATGIPADLLSHRPDVKQAELAVTASQAYQKSAKARMYPSLVISAEAGVNAFKASNWFNLPASLFGAITGSITQPIFQRRELKTQYELARIEQEKNVMIFKQKVISAAGEVSDALISIQKLKEKQQITLDRTTRLKEATKHANLLFETGMATYLEVITAQSNILQSELELAQVKKAELSAVVDLYRSLGGGWSNN, via the coding sequence ATGAATAGAAAAGTAAAACTACTGACGGTTTTCATTTTATCCTTTGTCGCGTGGTCTTGTAAAACAGACAAACTGGTTAGCAATAAACATCTTGCACCCACTCTGCCTGAACAATATCGTGATCAGGGAAAAGCAGCACAGGAAAACAATATTGGTTCTATTCCATGGCGTGATTTCTTTAAGGATCGCGTCTTACAAAGCTTGATCGACAGCGCAATACAACATAACCTGGACATGCAATTGGCGCTGAAAAATATAGAGTCATCTCAACTGAGCTTGAAGCAGGCAAAAGCGGGCTATCTTCCCACAGCACAGTTGCAGGTCAGAGGAAATAGTACCAACCCATCCAATAATAGCATGAACGGATTGAGCTTGAATCAATTTTTAAAACAGCATCACGTTGAAGACTATACAGCATCTATTGGTTTATCCTGGGAGGCTGATTTATGGGGAAAAATCAAGAATCAAAATGTGGCAGCCTTGGCTTCTTACCTGCAAACTGAAGAAGCAAAAAAAGTGATACAAACCCAATTGATTGCCCAAGTGGCGCAAGGTTATTATCAACTTTTGATGCTCTATCAATTACGGGATATCGCACAACAAAATTTACAGCTGAGCGATACCACGCTCCGTATTGTCAAACAACAATATGAAGTTGGTGATATTACCTTGCTTGCTTTGGAGCAAGTGGATGCGCAACGTTTATCCGCTGCTGCGCTTATCCCTGATTTTGAACAACAGATTCATCTTCAAGAAAATGCGATCCAAATTCTCAGTGGTAAACTCCCCGCAGAAATCAAAACACAGGAACAATTGGTCAACGTTCGTTTTCCTGAAGATCTTGCAACAGGAATACCAGCAGATTTATTAAGCCATCGCCCTGATGTTAAACAAGCGGAGCTTGCTGTTACCGCTTCTCAGGCCTATCAAAAATCTGCTAAAGCAAGAATGTACCCTTCGCTGGTCATTAGTGCTGAGGCAGGTGTCAATGCATTTAAAGCAAGTAATTGGTTTAATCTGCCTGCATCTTTATTTGGTGCAATCACAGGGAGTATTACACAGCCTATTTTTCAGCGTAGAGAGCTGAAAACGCAATATGAGCTCGCCCGCATAGAACAAGAGAAGAATGTTATGATTTTCAAGCAAAAAGTCATATCAGCTGCTGGAGAAGTTTCCGATGCCCTGATTTCAATCCAAAAATTGAAGGAAAAACAACAGATTACGTTGGATAGAACTACTCGTTTAAAAGAGGCTACAAAACATGCCAACCTTCTCTTTGAAACTGGTATGGCAACTTATCTGGAAGTAATCACCGCTCAAAGCAATATATTACAGAGCGAACTTGAGCTGGCTCAAGTGAAGAAAGCGGAACTTTCGGCTGTAGTAGATCTTTATCGCTCCTTGGGTGGTGGATGGAGCAATAACTAA
- a CDS encoding efflux transporter outer membrane subunit encodes MKKFHHYIIILASTSLLLASCSVGKKYTRQDMELPDNFRNNEVVLTSDKLALSWRKFVKDPNLTALIEKALIKNTDVSVALLSMQQLELSYKQSKKGLLPTLDLNVGANRTWLSTNSLNGSLSDQFIGTPYMDDYNATLRLSWEVDIWGKAKMQKEEALANFFGQKENLSALKTRIIVQVIQSYYNLIALDEQLKIAQKNVQLSDSTLSMIRLQYNSSLVSSLAVEQAEAQKKTAELLIPLADQNIAIEENAISILCGGFPDKIQRSEGLDATVVGGTLATGVPAELLSRRPDVKAAEYAVVAANSRIGLAKAAMYPSISLTPSIGTNSFQFNRWFDLPGSIVKTIAGNITQPIFQKGALKTNYEISIIEREKLAVQFKQSVMLAVSEVSDALAKIKHSDRRLQLIEAKSNSLAKATSDAALLYKSGMANYLEVITAQNNALQNDLEQISIKREKLNAVVDLYRALGGGNDSE; translated from the coding sequence ATGAAAAAATTTCATCACTATATTATTATTTTAGCAAGTACTTCCCTACTTCTCGCTTCATGCAGTGTAGGCAAAAAATATACACGTCAAGACATGGAGTTACCGGACAATTTCAGAAATAACGAAGTTGTCCTGACCTCAGACAAACTGGCATTATCGTGGCGGAAGTTTGTGAAAGATCCTAATTTAACTGCACTCATTGAAAAAGCACTGATCAAAAACACTGATGTTAGTGTAGCACTCTTGAGTATGCAACAGTTGGAACTCTCCTATAAACAATCAAAAAAGGGCCTTTTACCAACACTTGATCTAAACGTGGGAGCAAATAGGACTTGGTTATCCACCAATTCCCTTAATGGATCGCTCAGCGATCAATTTATTGGGACACCTTATATGGATGACTACAATGCTACACTCAGACTTTCTTGGGAGGTAGACATTTGGGGAAAGGCAAAGATGCAGAAAGAAGAAGCGTTAGCAAATTTCTTTGGACAAAAGGAGAATCTATCTGCGTTGAAAACCCGCATTATAGTTCAGGTTATCCAATCTTACTACAATTTGATCGCATTGGACGAACAGTTAAAGATTGCACAAAAAAATGTACAACTTAGTGACAGTACATTGAGTATGATACGTCTGCAATACAATTCCTCGCTCGTGAGTTCTTTAGCTGTAGAACAGGCCGAAGCACAAAAGAAAACTGCTGAATTGTTGATTCCACTAGCAGACCAGAATATCGCTATTGAGGAAAATGCCATAAGTATACTATGTGGTGGTTTCCCTGATAAAATTCAACGTTCGGAAGGTCTTGATGCAACTGTTGTCGGTGGGACATTAGCAACGGGAGTCCCGGCCGAACTGCTTAGCCGGAGACCTGATGTCAAAGCAGCTGAGTATGCTGTTGTTGCAGCTAACAGTAGAATAGGATTGGCAAAAGCAGCTATGTATCCTTCGATAAGTTTGACACCTTCGATCGGAACAAACTCTTTTCAATTCAATCGCTGGTTTGATCTACCGGGGTCCATTGTGAAAACAATAGCAGGAAACATCACCCAACCGATATTTCAAAAAGGTGCGTTAAAGACAAACTATGAGATTTCGATAATCGAACGGGAAAAATTGGCGGTACAGTTTAAACAGTCTGTTATGCTCGCAGTTTCGGAGGTATCTGATGCCTTAGCGAAAATTAAGCATAGCGACCGGAGACTTCAGCTGATTGAAGCTAAATCCAATTCATTGGCCAAAGCAACTTCAGATGCTGCCCTGTTGTACAAAAGTGGCATGGCAAATTATCTGGAAGTCATTACTGCGCAAAACAATGCTTTACAAAATGATCTCGAACAGATTAGCATTAAACGGGAAAAACTTAATGCCGTGGTGGATCTATACCGTGCGTTGGGAGGAGGAAACGACAGCGAATAG
- a CDS encoding efflux RND transporter periplasmic adaptor subunit, with protein sequence MALRTMTLKPILTFITAATLLSSCGGSQEQPQEQAVTVDFIELSPAQAETEKKYPGTLEGAVNVDVKAQVTGYLEQIYVKEGDYVTKGQALFKIKGDVYNEQVNNSRAAYQAALSAEQNAKLEIEKIKPLVEGKVYTDLQLKTAEANYAAAKAQVAQAQAALGSSQINARFTLINAPVSGYIGRIPNRVGNLITAADAMPLTTLSEINTVNVYFSLSEADFIAFMKDHNTKSSNQQATLILADGTVYNHPGKVEMASGNIDRTTGSMTLKAIFTNPDKILRSGGSAKVVLKKAHDNVLLVPMAAVKDIQDRYFVYVIGDKNKIAMKQIEIAGNTANDYLLKSGLTAGEKIVMNRIDMLNDGMQVQPTKK encoded by the coding sequence ATGGCACTAAGAACGATGACTTTAAAACCTATCCTTACATTTATTACAGCAGCTACACTATTATCGTCCTGTGGAGGCAGCCAAGAACAACCGCAAGAGCAGGCAGTTACTGTTGACTTTATCGAATTATCCCCCGCACAAGCGGAGACGGAAAAAAAATACCCCGGTACGTTGGAGGGCGCCGTCAATGTTGATGTAAAAGCTCAGGTAACAGGTTATTTGGAGCAAATCTATGTCAAAGAAGGGGATTATGTCACTAAAGGCCAAGCCCTTTTCAAAATAAAAGGCGATGTATACAATGAACAGGTAAATAATAGCAGAGCAGCCTATCAAGCGGCACTATCTGCGGAACAAAATGCGAAACTGGAAATTGAAAAAATCAAACCACTCGTAGAAGGTAAAGTGTATACTGACCTTCAGCTTAAAACTGCAGAAGCGAATTATGCTGCGGCAAAAGCACAGGTTGCTCAAGCACAAGCCGCATTAGGCTCCTCACAGATCAATGCAAGATTTACATTAATCAATGCACCTGTAAGTGGCTACATTGGACGGATTCCCAATCGTGTTGGAAATCTGATCACCGCAGCTGACGCGATGCCATTAACAACATTGTCTGAAATCAATACCGTGAACGTTTATTTTTCGTTGAGTGAGGCTGATTTTATCGCCTTTATGAAGGATCATAATACGAAATCAAGCAATCAACAAGCAACATTGATTCTCGCTGACGGTACAGTCTATAATCACCCTGGAAAAGTAGAAATGGCTAGTGGTAATATCGATAGGACGACTGGTAGCATGACACTAAAAGCAATTTTCACCAACCCAGATAAGATACTTCGTTCTGGCGGTTCTGCCAAAGTTGTCTTAAAAAAGGCTCATGATAACGTATTGTTAGTTCCTATGGCAGCTGTTAAAGACATTCAGGATCGCTATTTTGTCTATGTTATTGGAGACAAAAACAAAATTGCCATGAAGCAGATCGAAATTGCCGGAAATACGGCCAATGATTATCTACTCAAATCAGGTCTGACAGCGGGCGAAAAAATCGTAATGAATAGAATTGATATGCTTAATGACGGAATGCAGGTTCAACCTACTAAAAAATAA
- a CDS encoding LytTR family DNA-binding domain-containing protein, protein MSITNVLIIEDEKLNADRLKRLLKEIKPSIQILDVLDTITDSITWFQSNESPDLVMMDIRLSDGLSFEILESIKIDCPIIFTTAFDEYAVRAFKFNSIDYLLKPVEKKELENALVKLDSLQLQQMSQAPIQGLLDFIYPKDFRTRFLLPYKDGYKTILVEDIQYFYSEFKLTHAKLKCGTVEIVPQTLEELEQQLNPKVFFRANRQFIVHIDAIKRLHNHFNGKLKIEIKHSEDVEILVSREKAQLLKNWLDY, encoded by the coding sequence ATGAGTATAACCAACGTATTGATTATTGAAGATGAAAAACTTAATGCTGATCGTCTAAAACGACTATTGAAGGAAATAAAGCCTTCCATACAGATACTGGATGTCTTGGATACTATTACGGACAGTATCACTTGGTTTCAAAGTAATGAATCTCCGGATTTGGTCATGATGGATATCCGTCTTTCTGATGGTCTAAGTTTCGAAATCCTGGAAAGTATAAAAATTGACTGCCCTATTATCTTTACGACAGCGTTTGATGAATATGCCGTCCGAGCCTTTAAATTCAACAGTATAGATTATCTCCTGAAACCTGTAGAAAAAAAAGAATTAGAAAATGCATTGGTCAAATTAGACAGTCTACAGCTTCAACAGATGAGTCAGGCTCCGATCCAGGGCTTATTGGATTTTATCTATCCCAAAGATTTCAGAACCCGGTTTCTCCTTCCCTACAAAGATGGTTATAAAACAATACTGGTTGAAGACATTCAATATTTTTACTCAGAGTTTAAGTTAACACATGCCAAGCTGAAATGTGGTACCGTCGAAATTGTACCACAAACCTTAGAAGAGCTGGAGCAACAATTAAATCCCAAAGTTTTTTTCCGTGCCAATCGACAATTTATAGTACATATAGATGCAATAAAGAGATTACATAACCATTTTAATGGCAAACTTAAAATCGAAATCAAACATAGCGAAGATGTCGAAATCCTTGTCAGTCGGGAAAAAGCCCAGCTCCTAAAAAACTGGTTGGATTATTAG
- a CDS encoding VOC family protein, producing MSNSSSDSKLIHEQIQYLEFISSDLERAKKFYSASFGWNFTDYGPEYTAFDGKYVDGGFTVGTPVNGSILVVLYSNDLLSTRDKVVRAGGTIVKDIFSFPGGKRFQFKDLDGYELAVWATE from the coding sequence ATGAGCAATTCTTCTTCAGACAGCAAACTTATCCACGAACAAATTCAATACCTTGAATTTATATCTAGCGATCTTGAGAGAGCTAAAAAATTCTATTCAGCAAGTTTTGGCTGGAACTTTACGGATTACGGTCCTGAGTATACAGCCTTCGATGGCAAATATGTGGATGGAGGATTTACAGTCGGTACACCGGTAAACGGTAGCATTTTGGTTGTCCTCTATTCGAATGATCTGCTATCCACACGTGATAAAGTCGTCCGTGCTGGTGGCACCATCGTTAAAGATATCTTTAGCTTTCCTGGTGGTAAAAGATTTCAATTCAAAGACCTCGATGGCTATGAATTGGCCGTATGGGCAACTGAATAG
- a CDS encoding efflux RND transporter permease subunit, giving the protein MLKKFIDRPVLATVISIIFVILGIIGLLRLPQTRFPDIAPPTVQVTGSYPGGNSETVLRSVVTPLEEQINGVEDMEYITSTASNDGTFSVRIVFKAGVNPDQAAVNVQNRVQQATPILPQEVVRMGLTTSKQQNSMIMIFNIYTVDNKKYDELFLQNYVNINLIPQIKRVPGVGQAMVFGSKDYSMRVWLNPQKMASYGLVPQEVIAAISKQSLESAPGKLGEESKAPLEYVIRYKGKKNLPEQYENIIVKNNDVQIVRLKDVARIEFGSISYSGNSQNNGLNTVTIGIFQTSGSNANEIEIGIDKQIEIAQRSFPPGIKIFKLISTKERLDESTAQVRSTLIEAFILVFLVVFLFLQDIRSTIIPAIAVPVAIVGTFFFLLVFGFTINILTLFALVLAIGIVVDDAIVVVEAVHGKMETSTMTGNEATHSAMSEITGAVISITLVMCAVFIPIGFMTGSSGMFYKQFAYTLVIAIVISAINALTLTPALCALLLKNTHAENHDGQTQKTGFSQRFFKAFNAGFENMTNRYVGSLKFLVKKKWLAALLIIATIGAAGYLMTSTSKSFVPMEDDNFVVYSLEMPPGTGLDRTTKAVGKIEKLLADLPSIESHTSITGFNMIGNNSSAAYATGFIRLKDKKKRGEMNDIDQIHQVISQKLTTVKEGNAMAFRSPPVDGYGMMNGAELVLQDRAGKSPVELKAMSDSVIAKIMQQPGVQFAYTMFRADYPQMELEVDEDKAAQLGVDVSEMLSSVQTYFAGDQSLNFNRFGKFYRIAVKADGIFRTDKDAFNEIFVKNNKGEMLPVNTLVTLRKVYGPESVTRYNLYNSLTINVVSNPGISNGAIMETLEKNVLNKLPGDYSYEWTGLSLEEKSSGNQTMIILTLSLLFVYFLLSAQYESYLLPLAVLLSIPTGIIGSFLGTRAIGLDNNIYVQVGLIMLIGLLAKNAILIVEFALQRRRAGSSLIDSALEGAKARLRPILMTSLAFIAGMIPLMFATGGTATGNHSISTGAAMGMLSGVILGVIVIPLLYLVFQYLQEKVSSKKLVDKTND; this is encoded by the coding sequence ATGCTGAAGAAATTTATTGACAGGCCAGTTTTGGCAACTGTTATATCTATCATATTTGTCATACTCGGGATAATTGGTCTTTTAAGGCTACCTCAGACACGGTTTCCCGATATCGCTCCACCTACAGTCCAAGTCACGGGAAGTTATCCCGGTGGTAATAGTGAGACCGTATTACGGTCAGTTGTTACGCCGCTGGAGGAGCAGATCAATGGCGTTGAGGACATGGAATACATTACCTCAACTGCAAGTAACGATGGTACATTCTCTGTACGTATTGTCTTTAAGGCTGGTGTAAATCCAGATCAAGCAGCTGTAAACGTGCAGAACAGGGTGCAACAGGCAACACCAATCCTGCCACAGGAAGTTGTGCGCATGGGATTGACAACTTCTAAACAACAGAATAGTATGATCATGATTTTTAATATCTATACTGTAGATAATAAAAAATATGACGAACTATTCCTACAGAACTATGTAAATATCAACTTGATTCCACAGATCAAACGTGTTCCGGGTGTAGGTCAAGCTATGGTATTTGGTTCGAAAGATTACTCTATGCGTGTTTGGTTGAATCCTCAGAAAATGGCGAGTTATGGTCTTGTACCCCAAGAAGTCATCGCTGCAATTTCCAAGCAGAGTCTGGAGTCCGCACCAGGAAAACTAGGTGAAGAATCAAAGGCTCCATTGGAATATGTGATTCGATATAAAGGGAAAAAGAATCTTCCGGAACAGTATGAAAACATTATTGTTAAAAATAATGATGTTCAGATCGTCAGGCTGAAAGATGTTGCCCGGATAGAATTCGGTTCGATAAGTTATAGCGGTAATTCGCAAAACAATGGTTTAAATACTGTTACTATTGGTATTTTCCAGACTTCTGGTTCCAATGCTAACGAAATTGAAATAGGTATCGATAAACAGATCGAAATAGCGCAACGCTCATTTCCTCCTGGAATCAAGATATTTAAACTGATCAGTACCAAAGAGCGCCTGGATGAAAGTACCGCTCAAGTGCGTTCAACATTAATTGAAGCGTTCATTTTGGTCTTTTTGGTCGTTTTCTTATTCTTGCAGGATATCCGATCGACCATTATTCCGGCGATCGCGGTACCGGTAGCCATCGTAGGTACATTCTTTTTCTTACTGGTGTTTGGGTTTACCATCAATATATTAACCCTTTTCGCCTTGGTATTGGCCATTGGTATTGTGGTCGATGATGCTATTGTCGTCGTCGAAGCCGTCCATGGTAAGATGGAAACATCGACCATGACCGGTAATGAGGCCACACACAGCGCCATGAGTGAAATAACCGGTGCGGTTATCTCGATTACCTTGGTCATGTGTGCAGTGTTTATTCCTATCGGTTTTATGACTGGTTCATCGGGAATGTTTTACAAACAATTTGCCTATACACTAGTTATCGCCATTGTGATTTCAGCGATCAATGCATTGACGTTGACGCCAGCTCTGTGTGCCTTGTTACTGAAAAACACACATGCCGAAAATCATGATGGGCAAACTCAAAAAACAGGCTTCTCACAACGGTTTTTCAAAGCCTTTAATGCTGGTTTTGAAAACATGACAAATAGATACGTTGGCTCGCTGAAATTTCTTGTTAAGAAAAAATGGTTAGCAGCTTTATTAATTATTGCTACAATAGGGGCTGCGGGATATCTCATGACCAGTACGTCAAAAAGCTTTGTCCCTATGGAAGACGATAACTTTGTCGTGTACAGTTTGGAGATGCCTCCGGGTACCGGTCTCGATCGGACAACAAAAGCTGTAGGAAAAATAGAGAAACTATTGGCTGACTTACCTTCTATTGAAAGCCACACGAGTATCACTGGTTTCAATATGATTGGTAACAACTCCAGTGCGGCTTACGCAACAGGTTTCATCCGTCTAAAAGATAAGAAGAAACGTGGCGAAATGAATGATATTGATCAGATTCATCAGGTGATTTCTCAAAAGCTAACTACTGTTAAAGAAGGCAATGCAATGGCTTTCCGCTCCCCTCCTGTTGATGGCTATGGTATGATGAACGGTGCCGAACTTGTACTACAAGACAGAGCGGGAAAATCTCCAGTAGAGCTTAAGGCAATGTCCGATTCTGTTATTGCGAAGATTATGCAACAACCAGGTGTACAATTTGCCTACACCATGTTTAGAGCAGATTATCCACAAATGGAATTGGAAGTTGACGAAGATAAAGCGGCTCAGCTTGGTGTAGATGTCAGTGAAATGCTTTCGTCTGTTCAGACCTATTTTGCTGGTGACCAATCATTGAATTTCAATCGCTTTGGTAAATTCTATCGTATTGCTGTAAAAGCAGACGGAATTTTTAGAACGGATAAGGACGCTTTCAATGAAATATTTGTCAAGAACAACAAAGGAGAAATGCTACCGGTAAATACATTGGTAACACTTCGCAAAGTCTATGGGCCAGAGTCCGTGACACGTTACAACTTGTACAACTCGCTTACCATTAACGTCGTCAGTAACCCAGGTATCAGTAATGGTGCTATTATGGAAACACTGGAGAAAAATGTGCTGAACAAATTACCAGGAGACTATAGTTACGAATGGACAGGACTAAGTTTGGAAGAAAAATCTTCCGGCAATCAGACGATGATCATTTTGACATTGAGCTTATTGTTCGTCTACTTCTTACTTTCCGCACAGTATGAAAGTTACCTATTGCCGCTGGCAGTACTGTTATCGATCCCAACAGGGATCATAGGATCGTTCTTAGGAACACGTGCTATCGGTCTTGACAATAACATATACGTTCAAGTCGGATTGATTATGTTGATTGGTCTTTTGGCGAAGAATGCGATCTTGATTGTTGAATTTGCATTGCAGCGTAGACGGGCGGGATCTTCACTTATTGATTCTGCACTAGAAGGTGCCAAAGCGCGTCTTCGCCCAATTTTAATGACTTCACTAGCCTTTATAGCGGGTATGATCCCACTGATGTTTGCTACTGGAGGAACAGCAACAGGTAATCACTCTATTAGTACTGGAGCAGCTATGGGTATGTTAAGTGGTGTGATCCTTGGTGTGATCGTTATACCGTTATTGTATCTGGTATTTCAATATTTACAGGAGAAGGTTTCAAGTAAAAAACTCGTGGACAAGACAAACGATTAA
- a CDS encoding DMT family transporter, which produces MKHSYFILHLAVVCLGISGVLGKAISLNEGMLTWYRVFFSAIFLFFILRWSKLAGEIRLREKLTIAKNGLLITASWLLFYASIKYSNISIGVVCYCMASFFTAIFAPLINKTRFKRSEFFLSGLTICGIALIFHFDTVHQLGILLGIISPAFASLYAIYNERLIKRYSSIVINYYQMIGGSVGLGLILPCYLYYYPISSFTPNTMDLIYLLILSLCCTVAVYLAFTEILKKISAFTLNLSLNLEPVYAILIAFLFFNESKELNLSFYIGLSLVMLSVLIQALISRKQEKTGN; this is translated from the coding sequence ATGAAACATTCATATTTCATACTACACCTTGCTGTGGTATGTTTGGGCATATCTGGTGTATTAGGCAAAGCCATCAGTCTCAATGAAGGTATGCTAACCTGGTATCGTGTATTTTTTTCGGCCATTTTCCTTTTTTTTATTTTAAGATGGTCAAAACTAGCTGGTGAAATTAGGTTGCGTGAAAAATTAACGATTGCAAAAAATGGCCTATTGATTACCGCCTCCTGGCTACTTTTTTATGCCAGTATTAAATATTCCAATATCTCAATCGGAGTAGTTTGTTACTGTATGGCAAGTTTCTTTACCGCGATCTTTGCGCCTCTCATTAACAAAACGAGATTTAAACGGTCAGAGTTTTTTCTGAGTGGACTAACGATTTGTGGTATAGCTTTAATATTTCATTTTGATACAGTACATCAATTAGGCATTCTTTTGGGTATCATTTCACCGGCCTTTGCTTCGCTTTATGCAATTTATAACGAACGCTTGATCAAGCGATACAGCAGTATAGTAATCAACTATTACCAAATGATTGGTGGGAGTGTCGGACTTGGGCTAATTCTCCCCTGTTATCTTTATTATTATCCGATATCATCTTTTACCCCCAATACAATGGATCTCATTTACCTCCTAATTTTGTCGTTGTGTTGTACCGTTGCTGTATACCTTGCATTCACAGAAATTTTAAAGAAAATTTCTGCCTTTACGCTCAATTTAAGTCTCAATCTAGAACCTGTATATGCCATCCTGATTGCATTTTTATTCTTCAATGAATCCAAAGAGCTCAATCTTTCATTTTACATCGGGCTTTCCCTGGTTATGCTTTCTGTACTTATACAGGCTCTCATCAGTAGAAAACAGGAAAAAACAGGGAATTAA
- a CDS encoding sensor histidine kinase, with amino-acid sequence MQDKTIYKNEKNLISTNKKRLLFTLLSFFLIYLVAYIIDPFSSCWNGYFQRNMFEILGEWTFTIIYSFLISEFSIIVHNKLDRILTWKDNPTERLLIETVINLIVVLLINLLLVYIISRYYYELQNLTIATSLEEKRGAIQNISISVMIALMIMGINIGIHLINNWKNESIRAAKLGQVILETELQSLKLQIDPHFVFNNLSVLSEIILEDQQLGYEYAENFSKIYRYLLVNSKKDVISLEEELNFLDSYIFLIKNRFGEGVHFEINVDPAKSNYQLPPLTLQLLVENALKHNQTNKKRSLKIKVYTNAQNQLVVENILIPIENVSESSGIGISNIIKRYDLLSHLQPEILNNGKTFKVNLPLIEQNS; translated from the coding sequence ATGCAGGATAAGACTATCTATAAAAATGAGAAAAATCTAATCAGTACAAACAAGAAAAGGTTATTATTTACCCTACTGTCATTTTTTCTCATCTATCTTGTTGCCTATATTATAGACCCATTTTCTAGTTGCTGGAATGGCTATTTTCAGCGAAATATGTTTGAAATATTGGGAGAATGGACCTTTACCATTATTTACAGTTTCCTTATTTCAGAGTTCAGTATTATTGTCCACAATAAATTGGATCGTATTTTAACATGGAAAGACAATCCAACAGAAAGGCTTCTGATTGAAACCGTTATTAACCTCATCGTGGTTCTCCTCATCAATTTATTACTGGTTTACATCATTTCCCGTTATTATTATGAGCTACAAAACCTCACGATTGCAACATCCTTAGAAGAAAAAAGAGGTGCCATACAGAACATCTCCATCAGTGTTATGATCGCTTTAATGATTATGGGGATTAACATTGGGATTCATCTGATCAACAACTGGAAGAATGAATCTATACGCGCCGCCAAACTGGGGCAGGTTATTCTCGAAACAGAACTTCAATCGCTGAAGCTACAGATTGACCCGCATTTCGTTTTCAACAATTTGAGCGTACTATCCGAAATAATTTTAGAAGATCAGCAACTGGGCTATGAATATGCTGAAAATTTCTCTAAAATATATCGTTACCTGTTGGTGAATTCAAAAAAAGATGTTATTTCTCTTGAAGAAGAACTTAATTTCCTGGACTCCTATATATTCCTGATAAAGAACCGATTTGGAGAGGGAGTTCATTTTGAAATAAATGTAGATCCTGCAAAATCCAATTATCAACTACCACCACTCACCCTACAGCTTTTGGTTGAAAATGCACTAAAGCACAATCAAACTAATAAAAAACGTTCGTTAAAAATTAAGGTATACACCAATGCGCAGAACCAATTAGTTGTCGAAAATATCTTAATACCAATAGAAAATGTATCGGAGTCATCTGGAATAGGTATTTCGAATATCATTAAAAGATATGATCTATTGTCGCATCTGCAACCAGAGATATTGAACAATGGTAAGACATTCAAAGTTAATCTACCTCTTATAGAACAAAACTCATGA